In Bdellovibrionales bacterium, the following proteins share a genomic window:
- a CDS encoding protein kinase: protein MKNIGRYQVLREIGKGAMGNVYLAYDPYLNMQVAIKTLPQNIPADEIQPEVYRRFINEAHYLAKINHPHVARIFDVCPDDKNPYISMEYVDGSELTVLLEENREIDLKTSLRLMIQICQGLHAIHAANLIHRDLKPANIMIDSNENIKIMDFGIVKDQSSQQHLTKNLTGSPCSMSPEQIRGDTLDLRTDIFSLGIIFYQMLTGTHPFLGNTMGQTFSNISYLEPLPPSQINKKLPSSVDRIILKCLKKAASDRYSNSLYLEKELRNVQLGDDKKNQPDRISKGVLALSTLVFLISAAYFSLFHWSPTKNREPANSSSNIQSHQPNPVRNPPKQSSPMQIKKNQPTRIPYVDLLEKCQDYPCNKLDSPCAGLRARASKGDQKLNLSVCHQAISDRLMKISTEYPSVSCGDSTCTFLEKRCGICKEDCGHADFNPNLPACINLHIPEPHTQASTPHRQEQIHAARIIYDDCYFRLNSKELTTPSFAKLQTECLLLKKNEIIEECSNFINEKNNADLSRKARFLSCIINGGQIKILNKNE from the coding sequence GTGAAAAACATAGGCCGATATCAAGTATTGAGGGAAATTGGCAAGGGTGCTATGGGCAATGTCTATCTTGCCTATGACCCTTATTTGAACATGCAGGTTGCCATCAAGACCCTCCCCCAAAATATACCTGCTGACGAGATTCAACCAGAGGTCTATCGCCGTTTCATAAATGAAGCTCATTATCTCGCCAAAATAAATCACCCCCATGTTGCAAGAATTTTTGATGTTTGTCCCGATGACAAAAATCCCTACATTAGCATGGAATATGTTGATGGCTCGGAACTCACTGTGCTTCTTGAAGAAAATAGGGAAATTGACCTTAAAACATCACTGCGATTAATGATCCAGATTTGCCAAGGTCTACATGCCATACACGCTGCAAATTTGATTCATAGAGATCTTAAGCCCGCAAACATCATGATCGACTCGAATGAAAATATCAAAATAATGGACTTTGGAATTGTTAAAGATCAAAGTTCTCAGCAGCATTTAACCAAGAATCTAACTGGCTCCCCCTGTTCAATGTCTCCAGAACAAATTCGAGGTGACACATTAGATTTGCGTACTGATATTTTTTCCTTGGGGATCATATTCTACCAAATGCTCACAGGAACACATCCCTTCCTCGGAAATACCATGGGCCAGACTTTCTCAAATATATCCTATCTTGAACCACTGCCCCCCTCTCAAATCAACAAAAAATTGCCTTCATCTGTGGATCGAATCATTCTCAAGTGCTTAAAAAAAGCCGCGTCTGATCGATACTCAAACTCTCTATATTTAGAGAAAGAGTTACGAAATGTACAGCTAGGCGATGATAAAAAAAATCAACCAGATCGAATCTCCAAGGGAGTGTTGGCTCTCTCCACACTTGTATTTCTCATCTCAGCCGCCTATTTCTCTCTTTTTCATTGGAGCCCCACTAAAAATAGAGAGCCTGCCAATAGCAGTAGCAATATCCAATCTCATCAGCCAAATCCTGTGAGGAATCCACCAAAACAAAGCAGCCCGATGCAAATTAAAAAAAACCAACCAACCAGAATCCCTTATGTGGACCTCCTGGAAAAATGTCAAGATTACCCATGCAACAAGCTTGACTCCCCCTGCGCTGGTTTGCGCGCGAGAGCTTCAAAAGGTGACCAAAAGTTGAACCTCTCGGTCTGTCATCAAGCGATCAGCGATCGCTTGATGAAAATATCAACAGAATACCCATCCGTATCATGCGGAGATTCAACATGCACTTTCCTGGAAAAGCGGTGCGGGATCTGCAAGGAAGATTGCGGCCATGCTGACTTTAATCCGAACCTCCCAGCATGCATAAATCTTCACATTCCCGAACCACATACTCAAGCTTCAACTCCCCATCGCCAAGAGCAGATTCATGCTGCCCGAATCATCTATGATGATTGCTACTTCAGACTAAATAGCAAAGAGCTGACCACTCCGTCGTTTGCAAAATTGCAGACTGAATGCCTCTTGCTGAAAAAAAATGAAATAATAGAGGAGTGCTCTAACTTCATAAATGAAAAAAATAATGCTGACCTCTCCAGAAAAGCAAGATTTCTGTCATGCATTATCAACGGCGGCCAAATAAAAATTTTAAACAAAAATGAATAA
- a CDS encoding serine hydrolase: protein METILLRMSMLMLMASCANPGSPIKTSSPQEIEQTNSELGESIDLGYAKKIADISYHTEPVSDPRYNKLDVYFRNTSERKPVVMYVHGGGWAGPGVVDGDKANLEKNVELPKSLLENGYVIASINRRALNLQLSATGANSDKVTYEEQAVDVARAVKWISLNAEKFGGDSSRIVLLGFSSGAHLVTLTASNKRYLQEQEVSPGKIKAVIAVDFHAYDIPLAIRLMAGTSLEEEISALKTIFGKTEEEQKKASPSEYVSDSVTPPMLLLSAGFKDGSPQNVSNLGSGAFKDKLLSGKRLCQHHHFEDKDHTQLILDYGTEKNNGLSSAVISFLTEQLAPTAPRAVESIPESLKSKISNIVLPMVDPTGSDTTLSPGLVVGIVSPKYSEVLGFGTKKLGESVTPDGDTFYAIGSVSKIFTGLILAQEVVSKRMDPKMNLVSYLKDPIKSAFSPTVTLEQVVSHTSGLPSFPENTIAFRDEDGDGIGDAILWSPARNYERKHLLACLRANACRPDPATIGTYVYSNLGIGLLSMALEDHSGASSFDMLLKINFSRSLGMDDTGTNTPLFIGNTTARKAQGYRVLTTEPAPPLFEPVPFSDMGSLAGSGEIISTANDMNKLLEHLLGLRESHLKDAIGLATTPLSSIEPDHSIGYAIDIKQDETGTTFYYKEGATASSRTYITWRKDLNIGVIVMSNAGAAKVKPMAIDIIKAIANPN from the coding sequence ATGGAAACAATATTACTTAGAATGTCTATGCTCATGTTGATGGCTTCATGCGCAAATCCTGGAAGTCCAATCAAAACCTCGAGTCCCCAGGAGATCGAGCAAACCAATTCAGAACTCGGAGAATCGATAGATCTTGGGTATGCCAAAAAAATCGCGGATATCTCCTACCACACCGAACCGGTATCAGATCCACGGTACAATAAACTCGACGTCTATTTCCGGAACACAAGCGAAAGGAAGCCCGTTGTTATGTATGTTCATGGAGGAGGCTGGGCAGGCCCTGGGGTCGTCGATGGAGACAAGGCTAACTTAGAGAAAAATGTGGAGCTTCCTAAATCCCTCCTTGAAAATGGATATGTGATCGCAAGTATCAACCGACGAGCACTTAATCTGCAACTCAGTGCCACAGGCGCAAATTCAGATAAAGTCACCTATGAAGAACAGGCCGTGGATGTCGCGCGAGCAGTGAAATGGATAAGCCTCAATGCAGAAAAATTTGGAGGAGATAGCTCTCGCATAGTTCTGCTTGGCTTCTCCTCGGGGGCTCACTTGGTAACTCTCACTGCAAGCAACAAAAGGTACCTTCAGGAACAAGAGGTCAGTCCAGGCAAGATCAAGGCGGTCATTGCTGTCGACTTTCATGCCTATGATATTCCCTTAGCTATCCGCCTGATGGCAGGGACTTCCTTAGAGGAAGAGATCAGTGCCCTAAAAACAATCTTTGGCAAAACAGAAGAAGAGCAAAAAAAGGCTTCTCCCTCTGAATATGTCAGCGATTCAGTCACACCACCAATGCTCCTCTTATCTGCTGGCTTTAAGGATGGAAGTCCACAAAATGTGAGCAATCTAGGGTCTGGCGCTTTTAAGGATAAGTTGCTTTCAGGCAAACGACTGTGTCAGCACCATCATTTTGAGGACAAAGACCACACGCAACTGATATTAGACTATGGCACCGAGAAAAATAATGGGCTATCCTCCGCCGTCATTTCCTTTTTAACCGAACAATTAGCTCCCACAGCTCCAAGAGCTGTCGAGTCCATTCCAGAAAGTTTAAAATCTAAAATTTCCAATATCGTGCTTCCCATGGTCGACCCAACGGGCTCAGACACGACCTTGTCACCCGGATTGGTCGTGGGAATCGTTTCACCAAAGTATTCTGAGGTCCTTGGATTTGGCACCAAAAAATTAGGAGAAAGTGTCACACCTGATGGGGATACATTCTATGCTATTGGATCTGTCTCAAAAATTTTTACCGGCCTTATCCTGGCTCAAGAAGTCGTCTCCAAACGCATGGATCCAAAAATGAATCTCGTGTCCTACTTGAAAGACCCAATCAAATCAGCTTTCTCTCCGACTGTTACGCTTGAGCAAGTCGTCTCCCACACTTCAGGGCTGCCTTCTTTCCCTGAGAATACGATCGCCTTTAGAGACGAAGATGGAGATGGAATTGGTGATGCCATCCTCTGGTCCCCTGCCAGAAATTACGAAAGAAAGCACCTTCTCGCATGTCTTAGAGCTAATGCATGTCGACCGGATCCAGCAACCATCGGAACCTATGTCTATTCAAACCTTGGAATTGGATTGCTCAGCATGGCTCTCGAGGACCATTCTGGCGCTTCAAGCTTTGATATGCTATTAAAAATAAATTTTTCCCGTTCTCTCGGCATGGATGACACGGGCACCAACACACCCTTATTTATAGGAAATACGACGGCTCGCAAGGCGCAGGGTTACCGAGTGCTCACAACAGAGCCAGCGCCACCCCTTTTTGAGCCCGTACCCTTCAGTGACATGGGCTCCTTAGCTGGATCAGGGGAAATCATTTCCACTGCAAATGACATGAATAAACTCTTGGAACACCTGCTTGGGTTGCGGGAATCGCACCTAAAAGACGCCATTGGGCTGGCAACAACGCCTCTCAGCTCAATCGAACCCGATCATTCCATTGGTTACGCTATTGACATTAAGCAAGACGAAACCGGAACGACATTCTATTATAAGGAAGGTGCAACAGCTTCCAGCCGGACCTATATCACGTGGCGCAAAGACCTGAATATCGGGGTTATTGTGATGTCAAACGCAGGTGCTGCCAAAGTGAAACCCATGGCCATCGATATCATTAAAGCGATTGCCAATCCAAATTAG
- a CDS encoding trypsin-like peptidase domain-containing protein, whose product MIKMNPVNTLATIFAVTCLFLLWSPMAGALPSRESLCIQPKVIYGVDNRQEYYEINDPFVKDLADSTLALVDRRQLQNLPGAQYKLAGRQYGSAYGLCTTEPYYSQQISAFCTGFLVAPNLVATAGHCIQSQAECQNTQLVFGFAVKGPQAQDDIFDDQQVYSCAELIKSEIANSGADYAVIRIDRMAIGRSSLELRSQGELSVGDEVFVIGHPSGLPVKIAGGARVRAVKNEFYVANLDTYGGNSGSPVFNSKTGQVEGILVRGETDYIAKDGCNISNSCANDGCRGEDFTKIRHVIDAIK is encoded by the coding sequence ATGATCAAAATGAATCCAGTCAATACCTTAGCAACCATATTTGCAGTCACCTGCCTTTTTCTCCTTTGGAGTCCAATGGCAGGAGCGCTCCCGTCGAGGGAGTCTCTGTGCATTCAACCAAAAGTGATATATGGGGTCGACAATCGACAGGAATACTATGAGATCAACGACCCCTTTGTAAAGGACTTGGCCGACAGTACCTTGGCCCTCGTAGATAGACGACAGTTGCAAAACCTACCTGGTGCCCAGTACAAATTGGCCGGAAGGCAATATGGATCCGCTTATGGACTTTGCACGACGGAACCCTACTACAGTCAACAGATCTCGGCGTTTTGCACGGGGTTTCTTGTTGCGCCTAACCTCGTGGCAACTGCCGGACACTGCATACAATCTCAGGCAGAATGCCAAAACACACAGCTTGTTTTCGGCTTTGCCGTGAAGGGCCCGCAGGCGCAAGACGATATTTTCGATGATCAACAGGTCTACTCATGTGCAGAGCTCATTAAATCCGAGATTGCAAACAGTGGAGCAGATTATGCTGTTATTCGGATTGATAGAATGGCCATTGGACGATCCTCTCTGGAATTGAGATCACAAGGTGAGTTAAGCGTGGGAGATGAGGTTTTTGTCATTGGACATCCATCAGGCCTTCCCGTCAAAATAGCAGGTGGTGCTCGCGTAAGAGCTGTCAAAAACGAATTCTACGTCGCCAATCTAGACACCTATGGAGGGAACTCTGGATCACCTGTTTTCAATTCAAAAACAGGACAAGTGGAGGGAATTCTAGTGAGAGGCGAGACCGACTATATCGCCAAAGATGGCTGCAATATCTCCAATTCTTGTGCGAATGACGGCTGCAGAGGAGAGGATTTCACAAAGATCCGTCATGTTATTGATGCGATAAAGTAG
- a CDS encoding BamA/TamA family outer membrane protein — MFSLFVPFISIVVLCFTLAFPAKAQTLTIHGAQPEIIESLRKRYPDLFDNSSSLSEIDYLIRLLMEHGAFERVSAYRSPEGNISIEAQAIKLISGIKVTGNSIASTTALLEMIELKEGDKFDKRKITESGERLKAFYSEQGYFNAIVEIRFSNASDGRLEATFVIDEKNPCEISVVEFNTLNPYLRQRLQYRGHKYVHQALTSAALQNIRLTSDEFLRNERFLSAVIGEPEITYNEERTSAHLKYSIQDPYRYDRQVLGYKQLSIFDISRELNPPNIAQSGGDPISEAAERIRKKYLASGFAHAQVSTEINEDSKQFLRKARILIYEGPRVQIGQLNVSGRISRNPQYYAELIRNNSSELIKSGYFSRTDIELGHKNLINELRNQGFLKARIQSLRTEFTNKKSEAKIKIVMDEGPLTQVKKVNFQGIKAFNEAELNEVVTVHSNTPLRLSTIEESINRLKSFYLSHGFLEMKIENINNQLVEYNEKGTQAIVRFEILEGPKIVVSAINLEGNKFTKDYVILREIEFSIGETLTPEKIEESQMRLNRLGIFSQVRIRTLEEGTSISQRTVLISLRERDPGLFKIGIGADSERDLTLRQFTSVSFNNIEGTARTVAARLELGYNPDQVKYLTHRATIGYLEPFLFSTRTRGRINFTRQQQISNFNDVTLLTEISDSSRVDFLLERDLSRNFKLTWTLWSLDSVKTFERYGNCLDGQPGKCPDQLDRIALLGPTLDYDLRDNPFVPTRGSHVRWNLSYSAPAFGSSSDVNFVKSEISYTYLWNLGSPSLVWANQLRHGNVSNLSSIPGSKVPGSQIFYLGGTSSIRGFGGSSSNERIPQGIEFPNEEVIVEKESEYSLIKSEFRFPVYNSLGGVVFYDGGAVQVSGHHFERPYRHAAGFGVRFNTPVGPVSLDIGFKLDRIKERNEDPWRLHFFIGSF, encoded by the coding sequence ATGTTTTCACTATTCGTTCCCTTTATTTCTATTGTTGTTCTGTGTTTTACACTCGCTTTTCCAGCGAAAGCACAGACCCTAACAATTCATGGTGCCCAACCAGAGATCATTGAATCTCTCCGTAAAAGATATCCCGATCTATTTGATAACAGTTCATCTTTATCTGAAATTGACTATCTGATCCGTTTATTGATGGAGCACGGTGCTTTTGAGCGAGTATCCGCCTACCGGAGTCCAGAGGGAAACATCTCAATCGAGGCTCAGGCCATTAAACTCATCTCAGGAATAAAGGTTACCGGAAATAGCATCGCTTCAACGACAGCTCTTCTAGAAATGATAGAACTCAAGGAGGGTGACAAATTTGATAAAAGAAAGATCACCGAGAGTGGCGAACGACTAAAAGCTTTTTATTCCGAGCAAGGGTACTTCAATGCTATTGTTGAGATAAGATTCTCGAATGCAAGCGACGGTCGTCTAGAAGCCACTTTTGTGATAGACGAAAAGAATCCATGCGAAATTTCTGTGGTCGAATTCAACACACTCAATCCCTACCTACGACAGAGACTGCAATACCGCGGACATAAATACGTCCACCAAGCTTTGACGTCTGCGGCCTTACAAAACATCAGGCTGACATCTGACGAGTTCCTTAGGAACGAAAGATTTTTGAGCGCCGTTATTGGAGAGCCTGAAATCACATACAATGAAGAACGCACTTCCGCCCACCTCAAATATTCAATTCAAGATCCTTATAGATACGACCGCCAGGTATTAGGATATAAGCAACTCAGTATTTTTGACATTTCCCGAGAACTCAACCCTCCGAACATAGCACAGAGTGGAGGAGACCCGATCTCTGAGGCAGCAGAGAGAATTCGAAAAAAATACCTCGCCAGTGGATTTGCACACGCTCAAGTTTCGACAGAGATCAATGAAGACAGTAAGCAATTTTTGCGTAAAGCCAGAATCTTAATCTACGAAGGCCCTAGAGTCCAGATCGGACAACTGAACGTCAGCGGAAGAATTTCAAGGAATCCTCAATACTATGCCGAGCTGATTCGAAATAACAGTTCCGAGCTGATCAAGAGCGGATATTTTAGCAGGACTGACATTGAGCTTGGACACAAGAATCTTATCAACGAATTGCGCAACCAGGGATTTCTCAAAGCAAGAATACAGTCGTTAAGAACGGAGTTTACGAACAAAAAATCGGAAGCGAAAATTAAAATTGTCATGGATGAAGGCCCCCTCACTCAAGTAAAAAAGGTAAACTTTCAAGGAATCAAGGCCTTCAATGAAGCAGAATTGAATGAAGTCGTTACTGTCCACAGCAACACTCCCCTTCGATTGTCTACAATTGAGGAGAGCATCAATCGACTGAAGTCCTTTTATCTCAGTCACGGATTTCTGGAAATGAAAATTGAAAACATCAACAACCAACTCGTCGAGTACAATGAAAAGGGCACCCAAGCCATTGTGCGTTTTGAGATCCTTGAGGGCCCAAAGATTGTCGTGTCGGCAATCAATTTGGAGGGCAATAAGTTTACAAAGGATTATGTGATCCTCAGAGAGATTGAGTTTTCGATCGGTGAAACCCTGACTCCCGAAAAGATTGAGGAGTCACAAATGCGGCTCAACCGCCTGGGAATCTTTAGCCAGGTGAGGATTCGCACACTTGAGGAAGGTACATCCATATCCCAAAGAACCGTTCTCATTAGTTTACGAGAGCGAGATCCCGGACTTTTCAAAATAGGCATTGGAGCCGATAGTGAACGCGATCTTACGCTCCGCCAATTTACATCCGTTTCATTTAACAATATTGAGGGTACTGCGCGGACCGTAGCCGCAAGACTCGAGCTGGGATACAATCCAGATCAAGTAAAGTACCTTACGCATCGGGCCACTATCGGATACCTTGAACCATTTTTATTCTCGACGCGCACAAGAGGACGCATTAATTTCACTCGACAACAGCAGATTTCAAACTTTAATGACGTTACCCTTTTAACTGAAATCTCTGACAGTAGCCGGGTCGACTTTCTCCTAGAACGAGACCTATCTCGCAACTTCAAGCTGACGTGGACTCTCTGGAGCTTAGATTCCGTCAAGACCTTCGAGCGTTATGGCAACTGCTTAGATGGTCAGCCTGGAAAGTGTCCCGATCAGTTAGATCGGATTGCTCTTCTTGGCCCCACTCTCGATTATGATCTGCGGGACAATCCATTTGTTCCCACTCGGGGCTCCCATGTCCGATGGAATTTGTCCTATTCAGCTCCAGCTTTTGGATCCTCGTCCGACGTCAATTTTGTCAAAAGCGAAATTTCCTACACCTATCTCTGGAATCTTGGCTCCCCGAGCCTGGTGTGGGCAAACCAACTCAGACACGGAAATGTTTCTAATCTCAGCTCCATTCCTGGCAGCAAAGTTCCTGGTAGCCAAATTTTTTACTTGGGTGGCACTTCGAGTATTCGTGGCTTTGGAGGCTCAAGCTCAAACGAAAGAATTCCGCAAGGAATTGAATTTCCGAACGAAGAAGTGATCGTAGAGAAGGAAAGCGAATACTCTTTAATAAAAAGTGAGTTCCGTTTTCCTGTCTATAATTCTTTGGGTGGGGTCGTATTTTATGACGGTGGGGCAGTTCAAGTTTCGGGACACCATTTTGAAAGACCCTATCGACATGCAGCGGGATTTGGCGTCCGCTTTAATACACCAGTCGGACCCGTCAGTCTTGATATCGGATTCAAGTTGGACCGGATCAAAGAACGTAACGAAGACCCTTGGCGCTTGCACTTCTTCATTGGTTCATTCTAG